From one Candidatus Delongbacteria bacterium genomic stretch:
- the smpB gene encoding SsrA-binding protein SmpB, with the protein MVKKVKDTNTSLAKNKKAFFDYEIIDKYEAGMVLLGSEVKSMKLGKVSIKEAYCKFVGNELFVIGMFVSEYKGASVFTHVTTRERKLLLHKQELKRLKQKSENTGMTVVPLEVYKAKHLIKIRIALAKGKREYEKRDTIRDRDAEREIQRAMKKSIY; encoded by the coding sequence ATGGTTAAGAAAGTTAAAGATACAAATACATCACTCGCAAAAAATAAAAAAGCATTTTTTGATTATGAGATTATCGATAAATATGAAGCTGGAATGGTACTTCTTGGCAGTGAAGTGAAATCTATGAAATTAGGCAAAGTTTCAATAAAAGAAGCATATTGCAAGTTTGTTGGTAATGAACTATTTGTAATTGGAATGTTTGTTTCTGAATACAAAGGAGCCAGCGTTTTCACTCACGTAACAACAAGAGAGAGAAAATTGTTGTTACACAAACAAGAGCTAAAAAGATTAAAGCAAAAATCAGAAAATACTGGCATGACAGTTGTCCCTTTGGAAGTTTACAAAGCAAAACATTTAATAAAAATTAGGATTGCTCTTGCCAAAGGTAAAAGAGAATACGAAAAAAGAGACACAATCAGAGATCGTGATGCAGAAAGAGAAATTCAAAGAGCAATGAAAAAGTCTATATATTAG
- a CDS encoding nodulation protein NfeD produces MKYIFLFIAIPFLLFSKSATHIVVEGMIDNGLPLYIQRAIEKANENNSDYLIVEVNTFGGRVDSATKIKDLLIDCEIPTIAFVNKRAISAGSLITLSCDSIFMSEGSSMGATTVVDDSGEKQSEKAQSYMRAEMGSTAEKSGRNRLIAEAMVDEDVEIDSLIGKGKLLTLTSEMALKYKMCDYIIADFDDLLSHYDIDSNKVYKVEISISESLVRFLTHPIMSSLLMTIAFLGLIFEMKTAGWGVGGTVGIIALSLFFGAQYIVNLADNIELIILMVSMVLILLEVFVIPGFGIAGITGITGLLTSLFMMLIGDFASKDDYISAGNILSISLITTIVGTFLLFKFLPGFKLFDFMVVKKAERSGSGIMNKEIYLDLLNKEGYAVTDLKLSGNANIDGETYQVISMSEFLVKDTEIIVSKVEGNKVFVKRK; encoded by the coding sequence ATGAAATATATTTTTTTATTTATAGCAATCCCTTTTCTCCTATTCAGCAAAAGTGCTACTCATATCGTTGTTGAAGGTATGATTGATAATGGATTGCCACTTTATATTCAGCGTGCTATTGAGAAAGCTAATGAGAATAATTCTGATTATCTAATTGTAGAAGTAAATACTTTTGGAGGACGAGTTGATTCTGCAACAAAGATAAAAGATCTACTTATAGATTGTGAAATCCCTACCATCGCGTTTGTTAATAAAAGAGCTATTAGTGCTGGATCTCTGATAACATTATCATGTGATTCTATTTTTATGAGTGAAGGATCATCTATGGGAGCTACAACAGTTGTTGATGATTCAGGTGAAAAACAATCAGAAAAGGCTCAATCTTATATGAGAGCTGAAATGGGCTCAACAGCCGAAAAATCTGGAAGAAATAGACTTATTGCCGAAGCAATGGTAGATGAAGATGTTGAGATTGACAGTCTTATTGGAAAAGGAAAATTACTTACTTTGACTTCTGAAATGGCCTTGAAATATAAGATGTGCGATTACATAATCGCTGATTTTGATGATCTTCTTTCTCATTACGATATTGATTCTAACAAAGTTTACAAAGTAGAAATATCTATATCAGAATCTTTAGTTAGATTTTTAACACATCCAATAATGAGTTCCTTATTGATGACAATTGCATTCCTAGGGCTGATTTTTGAGATGAAAACTGCAGGCTGGGGTGTTGGTGGAACCGTAGGAATAATTGCTCTATCTTTGTTTTTTGGGGCTCAATATATTGTGAATTTAGCTGATAATATAGAACTGATAATACTGATGGTTTCTATGGTATTAATATTACTTGAGGTTTTTGTCATACCAGGATTTGGTATTGCTGGCATTACCGGAATTACCGGTTTACTTACCTCTTTGTTTATGATGTTGATAGGTGATTTTGCCTCTAAAGATGATTATATTAGTGCTGGGAACATACTAAGCATTTCACTAATTACAACAATTGTTGGCACATTTCTACTGTTTAAGTTTTTGCCAGGTTTTAAGCTTTTTGATTTCATGGTTGTAAAGAAAGCAGAAAGATCAGGTTCTGGGATTATGAATAAAGAGATTTACTTAGATTTGCTGAATAAAGAAGGTTATGCAGTAACTGATTTAAAGCTTTCTGGAAACGCAAATATTGATGGTGAAACGTATCAAGTTATTTCGATGTCTGAATTTTTAGTAAAAGATACAGAAATAATAGTTTCTAAAGTTGAAGGAAATAAAGTTTTTGTGAAACGTAAATAA